Proteins co-encoded in one Lagopus muta isolate bLagMut1 chromosome 25, bLagMut1 primary, whole genome shotgun sequence genomic window:
- the LOC125684358 gene encoding somatotropin codes for LSCNPSPLRSAAGSWFSPLLVAVVTLGLPQGAAATFPAMPLSNLFANAVLRAQHLHLLAAETYKEFERTYIPEDQRYTNKNSQAAFCYSETIPAPTGKDDAQQKSDMELLRFSLVLIQSWLTPVQYLSKVFTNNLVFGTSDRVFEKLKDLEEGIQALMRELEDRSPRGPQLLRPTYDRFDIHLRSEDALLKNYGLLSCFKKDLHKVETYLKVMKCRRFGESNCNI; via the exons CTCTCCTGTAACCCCTCTCCTCTGCGCTCTGCTGCAGGCTCGTGGTTTTCTCCTCTCCTCGTTGCTGTGGTCACGCTGGGACTGCCGCAGGGCGCTGCTGCCACCTTCCCTGCCATGCCCCTCTCCAACCTGTTTGCCAACGCTGTGCTGAGGGCTCAGCACCTCCACCTCCTGGCTGCTGAGACGTACAAAGAGTTC GAACGCACCTATATTCCGGAGGACCAGAGGTACACCAACAAAAACTCCCAGGCCGCATTTTGTTACTCGGAAACCATCCCAGCTCCCACAGGGAAGGATGACGCCCAGCAGAAATCG GACATGGAGCTGCTTCGGTTTTCACTGGTTCTCATCCAGTCCTGGCTGACCCCCGTGCAATACCTGAGCAAGGTGTTCACAAACAATTTGGTTTTCGGCACCTCAGACAGAGTGTTTGAGAAACTAAAGGACCTGGAAGAAGGGATCCAAGCCCTGATGAGG GAGTTGGAGGACCGCAGCCCGCGGGGCCCGCAGCTCCTCAGACCCACCTACGACAGGTTCGACATCCACCTGCGCAGCGAGGACGCCCTGCTGAAGAACTACGGCCTGCTGTCCTGCTTCAAGAAGGACCTGCACAAAGTGGAGACCTACCTGAAGGTGATGAAGTGCCGGCGCTTTGGGGAGAGCAACTGCAACATCTGA
- the RDM1 gene encoding RAD52 motif-containing protein 1 isoform X3 translates to MAEVLEFRVPAGSAQTLLVWGLEPRPGLEHALFSVFSKFGLLYSVRAHSNAAVAGPGCYAIIKFYSAADASRAQQACNGQKLFQNSPMKVCVCTKQKGFQQQVLALNSNKCQELANHYLGFNGWCSRIITLQNVSGFDDENEEVGKKRCVRYLCAVEVTLPNHGVRSRGVGLGEADVGSGEDPLQFVTAAGRVQKLAVGKALSSAFQKILLVVLESGKVAVEYNQAAEEPTDFLTEEELEGLVQVNELPLEPLDFEEEVLSDLSVGDELPVWEVPSK, encoded by the exons ATGGCGGAGGTGCTGGAGTTCCGGGTGCCTGCGGGCAGCGCGCAGACATTGCTGGTGTGGGGGCTGGAGCCACGGCCGGGcctggag catgccctgttttcagtgttttcaaaattTGGGTTGCTCTACTCGGTGCGAGcacacagcaatgctgctgtGGCAGGGCCTGGCTGCTATGCCATCATCAAGTTCTACTCAGCTGCAGAtgccagcagagcccagcaggcgTGCAACGGGCAAAAGCTGTTTCAGAACTCTCCAATGAAG GTTTGTGTTTGCACCAAGCAGAAGGGATTTCAGCAGCAAGTCCTTGCTCTCAACAGCAACAAGTGCCAGGAATTGGCCAACCACTACCTTGGCTTTAACGGCTGGTGCAGCCGTATCATCACG CTGCAGAACGTGTCTGGCTTTGATGATGAGAATGAGGAAGTGGGGAAGAAGCGATGTGTGAGATACCTGTGTGCTGTGGAAGTAACGCTGCCCAACCATGGCGTACGGAGCCGGGGAGTTGGGCTCGGTGAGGCAGACGTTGGCAGTGGTGAAG ATCCTCTGCAGTTTGTTACAGCTGCAGGAAGAGTTCAGAAGCTCGCAGTCGGCAAAGCTTTGTCCAGCGCCTTTCAGAAGATTCTCCTCGTGGTTTTAG AGAGTGGTAAAGTGGCCGTGGAGTACAACCAGGCTGCAGAGGAGCCCACAGACTTCCTAacagaggaggagctggaggggcTTGTTCAG GTCAATGAATTGCCTTTGGAACCGCTTGACTTTGAAGAAGAAGTTTTGTCTGACCTGTCTGTGGGTGATGAGCTCCCCGTGTGGGAGGTGCCATCTAAGTAG
- the RDM1 gene encoding RAD52 motif-containing protein 1 isoform X2, producing MKLLKCVTELQQSPQKARGQREGAGQPLGTHGCSTRCTFFPWFVCCLCFCVGLLFCLLVCLFPKHALFSVFSKFGLLYSVRAHSNAAVAGPGCYAIIKFYSAADASRAQQACNGQKLFQNSPMKVCVCTKQKGFQQQVLALNSNKCQELANHYLGFNGWCSRIITLQNVSGFDDENEEVGKKRCVRYLCAVEVTLPNHGVRSRGVGLGEADVGSGEDPLQFVTAAGRVQKLAVGKALSSAFQKILLVVLVSTPFSQNLLVFCREAAALPNAVTTPALVPCTL from the exons ATGAAGCTGCTAAAGTGTGTAACAGAGCTTCAGCAAAGCCCTCAGAAAGCAAGAGGGCAGAGGGAAGGAGCTGGTCAGCCTCTGGGCACCCATGGATGTTCTACAAGATGCACTTTTTTCCCTTGGTTCgtttgttgtttgtgtttctgtgttggtttgttgttctgtttgcttgtttgtttgtttccaaagcatgccctgttttcagtgttttcaaaattTGGGTTGCTCTACTCGGTGCGAGcacacagcaatgctgctgtGGCAGGGCCTGGCTGCTATGCCATCATCAAGTTCTACTCAGCTGCAGAtgccagcagagcccagcaggcgTGCAACGGGCAAAAGCTGTTTCAGAACTCTCCAATGAAG GTTTGTGTTTGCACCAAGCAGAAGGGATTTCAGCAGCAAGTCCTTGCTCTCAACAGCAACAAGTGCCAGGAATTGGCCAACCACTACCTTGGCTTTAACGGCTGGTGCAGCCGTATCATCACG CTGCAGAACGTGTCTGGCTTTGATGATGAGAATGAGGAAGTGGGGAAGAAGCGATGTGTGAGATACCTGTGTGCTGTGGAAGTAACGCTGCCCAACCATGGCGTACGGAGCCGGGGAGTTGGGCTCGGTGAGGCAGACGTTGGCAGTGGTGAAG ATCCTCTGCAGTTTGTTACAGCTGCAGGAAGAGTTCAGAAGCTCGCAGTCGGCAAAGCTTTGTCCAGCGCCTTTCAGAAGATTCTCCTCGTGGTTTTAG TTTCCACTCCGTTCAGTCAGAACCTTTTGGttttctgcagagaagcagcagcattacCCAATGCAGTAACCACCCCTGCTCTTGTCCCCTGTACCTTGTAA
- the RDM1 gene encoding RAD52 motif-containing protein 1 isoform X4 — MKLLKCVTELQQSPQKARGQREGAGQPLGTHGCSTRCTFFPWFVCCLCFCVGLLFCLLVCLFPKHALFSVFSKFGLLYSVRAHSNAAVAGPGCYAIIKFYSAADASRAQQACNGQKLFQNSPMKLQNVSGFDDENEEVGKKRCVRYLCAVEVTLPNHGVRSRGVGLGEADVGSGEDPLQFVTAAGRVQKLAVGKALSSAFQKILLVVLESGKVAVEYNQAAEEPTDFLTEEELEGLVQVNELPLEPLDFEEEVLSDLSVGDELPVWEVPSK; from the exons ATGAAGCTGCTAAAGTGTGTAACAGAGCTTCAGCAAAGCCCTCAGAAAGCAAGAGGGCAGAGGGAAGGAGCTGGTCAGCCTCTGGGCACCCATGGATGTTCTACAAGATGCACTTTTTTCCCTTGGTTCgtttgttgtttgtgtttctgtgttggtttgttgttctgtttgcttgtttgtttgtttccaaagcatgccctgttttcagtgttttcaaaattTGGGTTGCTCTACTCGGTGCGAGcacacagcaatgctgctgtGGCAGGGCCTGGCTGCTATGCCATCATCAAGTTCTACTCAGCTGCAGAtgccagcagagcccagcaggcgTGCAACGGGCAAAAGCTGTTTCAGAACTCTCCAATGAAG CTGCAGAACGTGTCTGGCTTTGATGATGAGAATGAGGAAGTGGGGAAGAAGCGATGTGTGAGATACCTGTGTGCTGTGGAAGTAACGCTGCCCAACCATGGCGTACGGAGCCGGGGAGTTGGGCTCGGTGAGGCAGACGTTGGCAGTGGTGAAG ATCCTCTGCAGTTTGTTACAGCTGCAGGAAGAGTTCAGAAGCTCGCAGTCGGCAAAGCTTTGTCCAGCGCCTTTCAGAAGATTCTCCTCGTGGTTTTAG AGAGTGGTAAAGTGGCCGTGGAGTACAACCAGGCTGCAGAGGAGCCCACAGACTTCCTAacagaggaggagctggaggggcTTGTTCAG GTCAATGAATTGCCTTTGGAACCGCTTGACTTTGAAGAAGAAGTTTTGTCTGACCTGTCTGTGGGTGATGAGCTCCCCGTGTGGGAGGTGCCATCTAAGTAG
- the RDM1 gene encoding RAD52 motif-containing protein 1 isoform X6: MKLLKCVTELQQSPQKARGQREGAGQPLGTHGCSTRCTFFPWFVCCLCFCVGLLFCLLVCLFPKHALFSVFSKFGLLYSVRAHSNAAVAGPGCYAIIKFYSAADASRAQQACNGQKLFQNSPMKVCVCTKQKGFQQQVLALNSNKCQELANHYLGFNGWCSRIITLQNVSGFDDENEEVGKKRCVRYLCAVEVTLPNHGVRSRGVGLGEADVGSGEAQILCSLLQLQEEFRSSQSAKLCPAPFRRFSSWF; the protein is encoded by the exons ATGAAGCTGCTAAAGTGTGTAACAGAGCTTCAGCAAAGCCCTCAGAAAGCAAGAGGGCAGAGGGAAGGAGCTGGTCAGCCTCTGGGCACCCATGGATGTTCTACAAGATGCACTTTTTTCCCTTGGTTCgtttgttgtttgtgtttctgtgttggtttgttgttctgtttgcttgtttgtttgtttccaaagcatgccctgttttcagtgttttcaaaattTGGGTTGCTCTACTCGGTGCGAGcacacagcaatgctgctgtGGCAGGGCCTGGCTGCTATGCCATCATCAAGTTCTACTCAGCTGCAGAtgccagcagagcccagcaggcgTGCAACGGGCAAAAGCTGTTTCAGAACTCTCCAATGAAG GTTTGTGTTTGCACCAAGCAGAAGGGATTTCAGCAGCAAGTCCTTGCTCTCAACAGCAACAAGTGCCAGGAATTGGCCAACCACTACCTTGGCTTTAACGGCTGGTGCAGCCGTATCATCACG CTGCAGAACGTGTCTGGCTTTGATGATGAGAATGAGGAAGTGGGGAAGAAGCGATGTGTGAGATACCTGTGTGCTGTGGAAGTAACGCTGCCCAACCATGGCGTACGGAGCCGGGGAGTTGGGCTCGGTGAGGCAGACGTTGGCAGTGGTGAAG CGCAGATCCTCTGCAGTTTGTTACAGCTGCAGGAAGAGTTCAGAAGCTCGCAGTCGGCAAAGCTTTGTCCAGCGCCTTTCAGAAGATTCTCCTCGTGGTTTTAG
- the RDM1 gene encoding RAD52 motif-containing protein 1 isoform X1: protein MKLLKCVTELQQSPQKARGQREGAGQPLGTHGCSTRCTFFPWFVCCLCFCVGLLFCLLVCLFPKHALFSVFSKFGLLYSVRAHSNAAVAGPGCYAIIKFYSAADASRAQQACNGQKLFQNSPMKVCVCTKQKGFQQQVLALNSNKCQELANHYLGFNGWCSRIITLQNVSGFDDENEEVGKKRCVRYLCAVEVTLPNHGVRSRGVGLGEADVGSGEDPLQFVTAAGRVQKLAVGKALSSAFQKILLVVLESGKVAVEYNQAAEEPTDFLTEEELEGLVQVNELPLEPLDFEEEVLSDLSVGDELPVWEVPSK, encoded by the exons ATGAAGCTGCTAAAGTGTGTAACAGAGCTTCAGCAAAGCCCTCAGAAAGCAAGAGGGCAGAGGGAAGGAGCTGGTCAGCCTCTGGGCACCCATGGATGTTCTACAAGATGCACTTTTTTCCCTTGGTTCgtttgttgtttgtgtttctgtgttggtttgttgttctgtttgcttgtttgtttgtttccaaagcatgccctgttttcagtgttttcaaaattTGGGTTGCTCTACTCGGTGCGAGcacacagcaatgctgctgtGGCAGGGCCTGGCTGCTATGCCATCATCAAGTTCTACTCAGCTGCAGAtgccagcagagcccagcaggcgTGCAACGGGCAAAAGCTGTTTCAGAACTCTCCAATGAAG GTTTGTGTTTGCACCAAGCAGAAGGGATTTCAGCAGCAAGTCCTTGCTCTCAACAGCAACAAGTGCCAGGAATTGGCCAACCACTACCTTGGCTTTAACGGCTGGTGCAGCCGTATCATCACG CTGCAGAACGTGTCTGGCTTTGATGATGAGAATGAGGAAGTGGGGAAGAAGCGATGTGTGAGATACCTGTGTGCTGTGGAAGTAACGCTGCCCAACCATGGCGTACGGAGCCGGGGAGTTGGGCTCGGTGAGGCAGACGTTGGCAGTGGTGAAG ATCCTCTGCAGTTTGTTACAGCTGCAGGAAGAGTTCAGAAGCTCGCAGTCGGCAAAGCTTTGTCCAGCGCCTTTCAGAAGATTCTCCTCGTGGTTTTAG AGAGTGGTAAAGTGGCCGTGGAGTACAACCAGGCTGCAGAGGAGCCCACAGACTTCCTAacagaggaggagctggaggggcTTGTTCAG GTCAATGAATTGCCTTTGGAACCGCTTGACTTTGAAGAAGAAGTTTTGTCTGACCTGTCTGTGGGTGATGAGCTCCCCGTGTGGGAGGTGCCATCTAAGTAG
- the RDM1 gene encoding RAD52 motif-containing protein 1 isoform X5, whose product MKLLKCVTELQQSPQKARGQREGAGQPLGTHGCSTRCTFFPWFVCCLCFCVGLLFCLLVCLFPKHALFSVFSKFGLLYSVRAHSNAAVAGPGCYAIIKFYSAADASRAQQACNGQKLFQNSPMKVCVCTKQKGFQQQVLALNSNKCQELANHYLGFNGWCSRIITAVIFINLLFHQRRSSAVCYSCRKSSEARSRQSFVQRLSEDSPRGFSFHSVQSEPFGFLQRSSSITQCSNHPCSCPLYLVINVTKPSAASFLHSGITAVMK is encoded by the exons ATGAAGCTGCTAAAGTGTGTAACAGAGCTTCAGCAAAGCCCTCAGAAAGCAAGAGGGCAGAGGGAAGGAGCTGGTCAGCCTCTGGGCACCCATGGATGTTCTACAAGATGCACTTTTTTCCCTTGGTTCgtttgttgtttgtgtttctgtgttggtttgttgttctgtttgcttgtttgtttgtttccaaagcatgccctgttttcagtgttttcaaaattTGGGTTGCTCTACTCGGTGCGAGcacacagcaatgctgctgtGGCAGGGCCTGGCTGCTATGCCATCATCAAGTTCTACTCAGCTGCAGAtgccagcagagcccagcaggcgTGCAACGGGCAAAAGCTGTTTCAGAACTCTCCAATGAAG GTTTGTGTTTGCACCAAGCAGAAGGGATTTCAGCAGCAAGTCCTTGCTCTCAACAGCAACAAGTGCCAGGAATTGGCCAACCACTACCTTGGCTTTAACGGCTGGTGCAGCCGTATCATCACG GCTGTCATCTTCATTAACCTGCTGTTTCACCAGCGCAGATCCTCTGCAGTTTGTTACAGCTGCAGGAAGAGTTCAGAAGCTCGCAGTCGGCAAAGCTTTGTCCAGCGCCTTTCAGAAGATTCTCCTCGTGGTTTTAG TTTCCACTCCGTTCAGTCAGAACCTTTTGGttttctgcagagaagcagcagcattacCCAATGCAGTAACCACCCCTGCTCTTGTCCCCTGTACCTTGTAATTAACGTGACAAAGCCTTCAGCTGCGTCCTTCCTCCACTCTGGAATCACAGCAGTAATGAAGTAG